The genomic interval AAGGATTATGCCCGCCCCATTTTCAAGGCGGCAGGGCTCAAGCCAAGCAATATTCGCATCCATCTGGTCAAGGATAATAGCTTCAACGCCTTTGTCGTTGATAGCAAGCGCATGTTCATCAATACAGGCACCATCATTCAGTCTAAAACACCGAATGAAATCATTGGCGTCCTGGCCCATGAAACGGGCCACATTGCCGGCGGTCATCTCATTCGGTTGCGCCAGGCCATGAAACGGGCCCAAACGATCGCAGCAATCGGTATGCTGGCAGGCGCAGGAGCCATGGCAGCAGGCGCCGCAGCCGGTTCGGGCGATGCCGCACGTGTGGGCTCCGCTATCGCCAGCAGCTCGCCCGGCATTGCACAACGAACCTTCCTTAGTTATGCCCGCACAGAAGAAACTGCAGCCGATCGGGCAGCCATCCGCTATCTAGCCAAAACCGGGCAGTCAGCGCGCGGCATGCTGGAAACCTTCCGCCGCTTTGCCGACCAGTCTCTTTTTTCCAGTCAGTATGTTGACCCCTATATCCAGTCCCATCCCCTGCCCCGTCAGCGCATCGTACAGATTGAGCGGCTGGCCAAGAAAAGCAAATATTTCAGCAGGAAAGACAGCGCCGCACTGCAGCTGCGCCATGATCTTGTGCGTGCCAAGCTCGCCGCTTTCACGCAAGATCCAAAACGTGTCATGCGCAACTTCAAGGGCCGAGACTTACCAAGCCTTTATGCGCAAGCCATCGTCACCTATCGTCTGGGCAATCGCAACAAGGCCATCCGGCAGGTGGACCAACTCATCAAGGCTCAACCAAGCAATCCCTATTTCTGGGAACTGAAAGGGCAGATCTATCTCGAAACAGGCATGGCAGACAACGCCATCACCCCCTTGAACAAAGCGGTTTCCCTGCGCCCTGATGTCGGCATACTGCGCGTCATGCTGGGGCAAGCCATTATCTCCTCCAAGAATAACAGGAATTACAGCGCAGCCGTCAGCCATCTTCAGCGTGGCTTGCAAAATGATCCGGATCTGGCGGTCGGTTATCGTTTTCTGGCGCAAGCCTATGAAAATCTGGGCAATCGCGCCAAGGCCGAAATCGCAACCGCCAACGGCTATTTCGCCTCTGGTGACATTTCAGGAGCCAAGGCCATGGCTGCCCGGGCCAAGAAAAAGCTCAAACGCGGCTCTCCAGAGTGGCTACAAGCTGACGACATCATGTCGTACAAGCAGCCCAAACTTTAGCGGCTTGAGGCAAAGGATGCGGAGGCCTACTCGACGAAGCGCCGCGCCTCGAAAGGGCGTGGCGTATGGTCACAATCAAGTGAACAATTTGAGAATTGTCTCCCATCCTCATCAAACTGCCCTATTCTCGGCGCCATTCTAACAGACCAAAATGCTTGCTTACCAAGACAGAAACGCACAAGGACGCCTACTCATGCGCCACAGTTTTTCAAAGATATCCTCTCTGTTCGCTGCGATAGCCTTTATGGGAATTGCCTCAATGCCAACCAGCGCAGCTGAATTCAACACTGAGCAGAAACAGGAAATCGAGTCCATCATTTCTGATTATCTTCTCGAAAACCCGGATCTGATCCGTCAGGTTTTCACCATCCTTAGCCAACAGGAAGCCGAGAAGCAGAAGCAGGCGGAACTTGAACGCACCAAATTGGCCAAGCAGGCGCTGGTGGAAAATCAGGAAGAACTGTTCAACGCCAAAGATCAGATCGTGTTGGGCAACCCTAAAGGTGATGTGACCCTTGTCGAGTTTCTCGATTACAACTGTGGCTATTGCAAACAGGCCTTCGGCAGCATGTTGGAATTGATGGACTCCGACAAAAAACTGCGTGTCGTTCTCAAGGAATGGCCAATCCTTGGCCCTCAATCGCAGGAAGCCGCTCTGGTTGCCGTGGGCGTTACCAAGGTAGCCCCAGAGAAATATTGGGATTTTCATAAAGCCATGATGACGATGCGTGGCACGGCCAACAAGGAATCCGCACTGCGCGTTGCCGAAAAGCTCGACATTCCGCGTGACGAACTGGAAAAGCTCTATGAAGACACCGACACGCGCAAGCCGATCATGGATGCCTACAGACTGGCTGATGCGCTCAACCTGAATGGCACGCCTGGGTATGTTCTGGGAGACGAAGTCATCCCGGGCTACATTTCTCAGGAGGCCTTTGAAAGCAAAATCGCCAACTTGCGCAGCTGCGGCTCGACCAATTGCTGATAGCGTGCCACCACGCTGGATAAAAAGGCTTGGATAGGCGTTCCAGTCAACGCCTATCCCCATTTCCCCAGCAGTTTTCTGACAAGGTGCAAATCTGCCTTAGAATAGTCTTTTTTGCCAAAAATCATGACGATAACTAGGAATGAAAAGCGTTACCGCCCTTTTCATATCTTTTCACTGAGCTAGGGACCGCCTATAAGGAACCACTAGAGGTCGCCCGCCTTCTCGAGCCACCTCCTGCCCATGCCCAAAGGCTTCATTTGGCAAGGGCAAACGTTACGAATTAATAGTCTCTAGCGCGGAATGCGAAATGACCAACACTCTTTATGTTCTCAACGGCCCTAATCTCAACATGCTTGGTCTGAGAGAGCCCGGAATCTATGGCGCCACCACCTTGAAAGACATCGAGGAGATGTGCAAGGAAAAGGCAGCTTCCATGGGGTGGTCGATCGTCTTTCGGCAGAGCAATCATGAAGGTGAACTGATTGACTGGATTCATGAGGCCCGCGAAAAGTCGAGCGGCATCATTTTCAATCCTGCAGCCTTTACCCATACATCCGTCGCTCTTCAGGATGCGATCCGGGCGGTAAGCATGCCTCTTATCGAAGTTCATCTCTCCAACATTCACGCACGCGAATCTTTCCGTCATCATTCCTATGTCTCTCCCGCAGCGCTTGGCGTCATTTGCGGGCTCAACGCAAAGGGATATGTATTGGCGATCGAAGCGCTCGTGGATCATCTAGAAAGCGCATAAGGGAAACCTACCATGTGCTCCAGGCCAAACCTTGTTGCTTGCCTGGTAATCAACCAACGGAATGCGAACATATGACCAAAGAAAAAAGCAAACTTGATCCTGATTTCATCCGCCAGCTGGCGGAGTTGGTTAAGTCTCAGGACCTGACTGAAATTGAGATCGAGCAGGAAGACTTGCGTATTCGTGTTGCCCGTGAGATCGTCGTGCAGCAGGCCGTTGCAGCGCCTCAGGCTGTCGCTCCATTGGCAGCTCCGGCCGCAGGAGCACCAGCCCCTAGCGCGAGTGCTGAAGCCGAAGCGAAGCTTGCCAATGCCGTCCGTTCACCGATGGTCGGCACAGCCTATATGTCTCCAGAACCGGGCTCTGCTCCATTTGTCTCCGTCGGCGATCAGGTCAGCCTGGGCGATACGCTCATGATCGTTGAAGCCATGAAAACCATGAACCAGATTCCTGCCACCAAAGCCGGCAAAATCACGGCTATTCTGGTGGAAGACGCCCAGCCCGTCGAATTCGACGAGCCGCTGGTCATCATTGAATAATCAGGAATGTAGGGGAAATCCATGTTTTCAAAGGTTCTAATCGCAAACCGGGGTGAAATTGCCCTTCGCGTGTTGCGAGCCTGCAAAGAACTGGGCATCCAGACGGTGGCCATTCATTCCACCGCCGATGCCGAAGCAATGCATGTCAAGCTGGCAGACGAAAGCGTATGCATTGGTCCGCCATCTGCCCGTGACAGCTATCTCAATATTCCGCAGATTCTGGCTGCGTGTGAAATCACCGGCGCCGATGCGGTCCACCCCGGTTATGGCTTCCTGTCCGAGAATGCCCGTTTTGCGCAAATTCTCGAAGAGCACAAGATCAGCTTCATTGGCCCGAGCGCGGAGCATATCCGCATCATGGGCGATAAGATCGCAGCCAAGCAGACCGCAAAACGCCTCGGTATTCCGGTCGTTCCCGGCTCTGAAGGCGGGGTCGACAGCCCCGAAGAAGCCAAGCGAGTTGCCGCCGAAATGGGCTATCCGGTGCTGATCAAGGCTGCATCAGGCGGTGGCGGCAAGGGCATGCAGGTTGTGCATTCCGAAGACAAGATGGAACTTGCCTTCACCACAGCACGATCTGAAGCCGCGGCCAACTTTGGCGACTCCACCGTCTATGTCGAGAAATATCTCGAAAAGCCACGCCACATCGAAGTACAGGTCATGGGTGATGGCAAAGGCCACGCCATCCATCTGGGCGAACGCGATTGCTCCTTGCAGCGTCGCCACCAGAAGGTCTGGGAAGAAGCCCAATCCCCTGCCCTGAATTCGGAGCAGCAGAACCGGATTGGCGATATCTGCGCCAAAGCCATGCAGGGTCTGGGCTATTCCGGAGCTGGTACAATCGAATTTCTCTACGAGAATGGCGAGTTCTATTTCATTGAGATGAACACGCGCCTGCAGGTGGAGCATCCGGTCACCGAATCCATCACGCGCATTGACCTCGTCAACGAGCAGCTCAAGGTGGCTTGCGGTGCCGGTCTTGATATCCGTCAGGAAGACATCAAGTTTCAGGGCCATGCCATTGAATGCCGTATCAATGCCGAGAACCCGGAGACCTTCGTGCCTTCACCGGGCAAGATCACCTATTATCATCCACCAGGAGGCCTCGGTGTGCGCGTTGATTCCGGCGTCTATCAGGGCTATTCCATTCCGCCTTACTATGACAGCCTGATCGGCAAACTGATCGTAACCGGCCGCAACCGGGTGGAATGCATGATGCGTCTGCGGCGCGCGCTGGACGAATTCGTCGTAGATGGAATCCAGACCACGCTGCCTCTGTTCCGCGATCTGGTTGACAATGCCGACATCGCCAACGGTGCTTATGATATTCACTGGCTGGAAAAATATCTTGCTTCCAAGTAAAGCATTGCCTTGAATTTCCATTCAGCACAATATTATGAAGGCCGCGCATATAGGGCGCGGTCTTTTGCGTTCTATCGGTGACAATTGCACAAACAGTAACGAGAGCTGTGGTAAAATCACAAGCATGACTGACGACTCATCCTTCATGGAAATCACCCCCCAGATTCTTCTCAGGGCTTATGCCTGCGGCATATTTCCTATGGCTGAAAGCGCCGATGACCCTTCCATGTTCTGGATCGAACCGGAGATGCGCGGCATCATCCCACTAGACGCCTTTCACATCCCCAAAAGAATGCGCCGTACCATGCGTACGACCCCCTTTCAGATTCGCGTCGACACGGACTTCGGCGGCGTCATGGATGCCTGTGCAGAAGCAGCTCCAGATCGCCCCACAACCTGGATCAATCCGCAAATCCATATGCTCTATCGTGAGCTGTTTGACATGGGGCACTGCCATTCAGTGGAAGTGTGGGATGGGGAGCGGCTCGTAGGTGGCCTTTATGGCGTCAGCTTGGGGCGGGCGTTTTTTGGCGAAAGCATGTTCTCACGCGAGCGGGATACTTCCAAGATGGCGCTGATCCATCTGGTTGAACGGCTCAACGCAGGCGGTTTCACGCTGCTGGATACGCAGTTCATCACCGACCATCTCAAGCAGTTTGGCACCATCGAGATACCCAAGGAAGAATATCACGCACTGCTGGACCATGCCATGCAGACGCGCGCCGACTTCTATGCTCTCGACAAAGAAGCAAAAGACGAGGCGTAAATTCTTGAAATAAAGAGATGTTTGGTTTCACCCAGAGGAGCTGCAAACGACAGCCCGATCAATTGGGTGAAGGCACTTCTGTGGACTGCTTACAGCCAACCAGCCAGACATCATAGACCGGATGCTCGACCGCATTCATGCCGGGGCTGGAGGCGAACATCCAGCCGGTAAAGATCCGCCGCACTTTGCGTTCAAGCGTGATCTCGTCCACCTCGACAAATGCGGTTTCCTCCTGCCGTTCCGTTTCCGGACGCGTATAGCAGACCCGCGGTGTCACCTGCAGGGAACCGAACTGCACTGTCTCATTGATATAGACATCAAACTGGATCATTCGGGCGGTGATCTTGTCCAGACCGGCGAAAGTGGCAACCGGATTGGAAACATCTTCTGCCTTGACCTGCAAGCTCATCAAGCAACCCAATAAGAACAGAGAAGCCATCACCATTCTTCTCATGATCCAACCCCCTTTGCGGCCCTGCATTCTATTCATTCAAAACTCCGACAATCGGCGGCCCTGTATCACCTTAGCTAAACGGAACGCCAAGACCACCCCGTTCCTAGCTCTCTTTTAGGGCAAAAGGCAAGGCTGATTTACCGATTCCCCCGGCTTGGCGGCACAACTTCATTGAACCGCCACACACTTTAGTGAGGGAGATACGAGGCAGGATTGTGACTGGAAAGGAAGCTTTTGGACATAAAGAGGGGATTCTTTATCGATCACCCTCTTCAAGGGACTGTAAAAGCGAAAGGATACGCCTAGGGCGTCCATGCCTCATAGTCTGGTGCCGTATCGGGTTGAGAGGTCTTAGCCGTCAAAAGGGATCCCTTCGGACGATAGGCCCTCACGGTGCCGGTCATGTTCGGCTGATGCTCACGCTCCCAGGACCAGTGCTGAATGGCCTGCTCGCTGGGCGGAACATCGGTACGATAATGCATCCAGCCATGCCAACCGGCCGGAATAGCACTCGCCTCCGCAGGATTGGCATAAACCACCCAACGACGTTCGCCCTTGCGATTGCCCGTGTAGCTTTTGTTCTTGGAGACATTCTGCTTGTAATATGTGTTGCCAAAAGTGTCCTGACCAACGAAAATCCCAAACCGTTTGGTATGCAACCAGGTTCCGAACGTCGTTTTACCCCACCATGTGAACAGAAGAAGCAGAAAGTTTTTCATGACGACCCGTTATCTATGCAGTTCGAACGGAGACACTATGACTACATATTTTCGCGGATGTCCAGAGACGGTAAAGAAAAATCCGACGAATGGATTGCCCTACACGCCGCCCCTAACCTAACGCCGCCGCCCGCCTACACTGGCGAAACGCGGTGAGCGCGATGGCCTTGAGGACGTAGATGCAGCATCACTCTCTTTGTTGGATCGTCCTGCACCACGCCCGCTCCAGAGGGACGGTTTGACCTGACTCTCGATAAACTCTTCCTCTTGGTCCGCTTTGTGCAGAATACGGTCAACATCACGCTGGCTCCGTCTGGCCTGCGGCAAGATCTGTTCATGGAACTGGCGCGCCTTGGCAAGAGAGCGCAATCTGTTGCGCTTTTCCTCAAGCACCTCTTCCATACCATCAATCACATAGCGATCCCCATCAAGGAGCATAAGCCGCTTGTCGCTGCATAGGGATGCGATCCTTTGCTGAATCGCAGCAGATGACATGGGCTTGGCCAGGACATGATGCGCCCCGGTTTCAAACAGTTTGGCGACTCGCTGCTCTGTCGCATGGGCCGTCACCACGATCACCGGAATGTAGCATAGCGGCTTCATCGTCGCGTTGCGGATAAGGCTGAGCAGCTGCATACCAGACATGGGGGCCATGTTGAGGTCAGTCACGATAACATTGGGCGGCTCATGCATAATGGCATGCAGCGCAACATCGGCACGATCATAGGTGCGAACCCGAGCGACCTTCATCGAAGAAATCATTGATCGAATCATTGTCAGCACTGATTTGGAGTCGTCAACGATCACGATATCAAGCGATTCGATACTGAGCCCGTAAGCCGCATGATGTTCCAAAAATCCATCCAACATTCTGTTTTCTCGCACCTTTTCCTGAGGTTGAAGGATAGGATGCCACAGAGCGATTAATTCACGTTCAAAAAGCGGCTTTCAATTTGATTTCAATTTTAACAGATTTGTTTCAGAGCCTAAGAAAGTTAATTTCCCCACTGCTCCACCATCCAAGGCGCAGATTTTTCCCATTCCTGACGCCGGGTCAAAAAACACTACATATAGATTGACAGGAAAACGGAACCCACAAGGAATAGTCCTTCTTGCGTTCACCATCGCAAGAATCCATAATCCGAACCGTCAAGACAGTGGCGTCTCTGGACTTGTGCTCCAGACTTCCTGTTCCAGCATCATTGAAAATAACCAAGCTCGAAATCGAAACGGCCAGTGGGTAACTCTGTGTTTGTTGAAAGGTTCGGGTTGGGGATTTTTATGCGCTTAAAACAGGGGGAAAATAGCAAGAAGCACAAGATATAGGCTCGCCAACACAACATAGACACCATATATAGATTTTGTTAACCTTATGAGAATCTACTGGTGTCATCAAAACGAAGCCATTGTGCCACGATTCGCTTGTGACACAGATTCAGAATTTCACAGGAGATCGGCTCTTTCCGAGGCCAGGAAACCCGATTGACTGACCCATTCAGCCTGCTGACGCCAATTGAAAGTCAGCAATACCTTTGCCAAGGGGATTTATAATGCGTGTAGAGCGGCGCTATACCACTGAAGGAAAATCAGCATACGATTCCATCGAGTTTCGTAAGGCTACGAGTGAAATCCGCAACCCGGACGGGTCCATCGTATTTCGCCTCGAAAATATCGATGTGCCCACAAGCTGGTCTCAAGTGGCCGCAGATATTCTTGCTCAGAAATATTTCCGCAAGGCAGGCGTGCCGGCTGTTCTGAAACGCGTTGAAGAAAATTCCGTTCCATCCTGGCTGTGGCGCTCCGTGCCGGACGAAGACGCGCTGAGCCAGCTCCCCGAAGACGAACGCTTCGGCCCGGAAATGACTTCCCAGCAGGTCTTTGACCGTCTCGCAGGTACATGGACCTATTGGGGCTGGAAAGGTGGCTATTTTGACACCGACGCCGACGCCCGCGCCTTTTATGACGAACTGCGCTACATGCTCTGCACCCAGCGCGTCGCCCCGAACTCTCCGCAGTGGTTCAACACCGGCCTGCATTGGGCCTATGGCATCGACGGTCCGAGCCAGGGTCACCATTATGTCGACTTTGAAACCGGCCGCCTGACCCGCTCCGCAACCGCTTATGAACATCCGCAGCCGCATGCCTGCTTCATCCAGTCCATCTCTGATGATCTGGTCAACGAAGGCGGCATCATGGATCTGTGGGTGCGCGAAGCTCGTCTGTTCAAATATGGTTCCGGTACCGGCACCAACTTCTCCTCTTTGCGCTCCGAAGGCGAACCCCTTTCCGGTGGCGGCAAGAGCTCTGGCCTGATGTCCTTCCTGAAAATCGGCGACCGCGCCGCTGGCGCCATCAAGTCTGGCGGCACCACGCGCCGCGCAGCCAAGATGGTTGTGGTCGACATCGACCATCCGGATATCGAGGCCTACATCAACTGGAAGGTGAAGGAAGAAGAGAAGGTCGCCGCAATCGTTACCGGCTCCAAGATCGTTTCCAAGCACCTCAAAGCCATCATGAAGGCCTGTGTCAATTGCCAAGGCTCCAACGATGAATGCTTTGACCCGGCAAAGAACCCTGCCCTCAAGCGCGAAATCCGCGCTGCAAAGAAGATGCAGGTTCCGGAAAACTATATCCGTCGCGTCATCCAGTTTGCCAAACAGGGCTACAAGGATATCGAGTTTGATACCTACAACACCGATTGGGATAGCGCAGCTTATCTGACGGTGGCTGGCCAGAACTCGAACAACTCCGTTCGCATCACCGATGACTTCCTCAACGCAGTGAAGGAAGACCGCGACTGGAACCTCATTGGCCGCATCAAGGGCGACGTTCGCAAGACCGTAAAAGCGAAAGAGCTTTGGGAACAGATCGGCTACGCCGCATGGGCTTCTGCCGATCCGGGCCTGCAGTTCCACACCACGATCAACGACTGGCACACATGCCTGGCTGATGGCGAGATCATCGCCTCCAACCCCTGCTCGGAATATATGTTCCTTGACAATACGGCATGTAACCTGGCCTCCATCAACCTTCTGCAGTTTCTGCAGCAGGACGGCAACTTCGCTGTCGAGGAATTCGAACATACCGTCCGTCTGTGGACCATGGTTCTGGAAATCTCGGTTCTGATGGCCCAGTTCCCGTCTCCGGAAATCGCAGAGCGGTCTTATCTTTATCGTACCCTTGGTCTGGGCTATGCCAACATCGGCGGCTTGCTGATGACCTCCGGTATCCCTTATGACAGCGACGAAGGCCGCGCCATCTGTGCCGCCATCTCCGCACTCATGACCGGCACGTCTTATGCCACCTCGGCTGAAATGGCCAAGGAACTGGGTGCCTTCGAGCGCTATGAGGCCAACTCGTCCCACATGTTGCGTGTCATCCGCAACCATCGCCGTGCAGCCTATGGCCACACCGATGGCTATGAGGATCTCGACATCAATCCGGTGCCGCTCGACCATGAAAGCTGCAAGGACAAGGCCCTGATCAACCATGCTGTCGAAGCATGGGACAAGGCCCTCGAACTCGGCCAGCAATATGGCTATCGCAACGCCCAGACCACCGTGGTCGCCCCAACCGGCACCATCGGCCTTGTCATGGACTGCGACACCACCGGCATCGAGCCAGACTTCGCTCTGGTCAAATTCAAGAAACTCGCTGGTGGCGGTTACTTCAAGATCATCAACCGTACCGTTCCTAATGCCTTGAAAAAGCTTGGTTATAACGACCAACAGATCAAAGACATCGAAACCTATGCGGTTGGCCATGGCACGCTGAAAAGCTGCAACGCCATCAGCCACAACGCCCTGAAGGACAAAGGCCTGACGGACGAGAAGCTGGAAACCATCGAAGGTGGTCTTGCCAGTGCATTCGACATCAAGTTTGCCTTCAACAAGTGGACCCTTGGCGAAGACTTCTGCAAAGAGGTGCTTGGCGCGAGCGATGAACAGCTTGACGATCCGCATTTCGATCTGCTGGCCCACATGGGCTTCAGCAAGGAAGAAATCGACGTTGCCAACATTCATGTCTGCGGTGCCATGACCCTTGAAGGCGCTCCGCACCTGAAGGATGAGCATCTTCCGGTCTTTGACTGCGCCAACCCATGTGGCCGCATCGGCAAGCGTTATCTCTCGGTGGAAAGCCACATCCGTATGATGGCAGCGTCCCAGCCCTTCATCACCGGCGCGATCTCCAAGACGATCAATATGCCGAATGATGCATCGGTTGAGGATTGCAAGAACGCCTACATGATGTCCTGGCAGCTGGCACTGAAAGCCAACGCCCTGTATCGCGATGGTTCCAAGCTGTCCCAGCCGCTCAACAGCCAGCTGTTGGACGACGATGAGGACGAGGCGGAAGATGCTGTCGAAGCAATTGCTGCTGCACCAATGCCGGAACGTGCGGCTCTGGTGTCCGAGAAGGTTGTCGAGCGTGTGGTTGAACGGGTTGTCGAGCACCGCGTGCGCGAACGTCTCAAACTGCCTGATCGCCGTAAGGGCTACACCCAGAAGGCAACTGTTGGCGGCCATAAGGTTTACTTGCGTACAGGCGAATATGACGATGGTCAGATCGGCGAAATCTTCATCGATATGCACAAGGAAGGCGCCGCTTTCCGTAGCTTGATGAACAACTTTGCAATCGCCATTTCTCTCGGCCTGCAATATGGTGTGCCGCTTGATGAATATGTCGACGCCTTCACCTTCACCCGGTTTGAACCGGCTGGCATGGTGCAGGGCAACGAAGCCATCAAGAACGCCACGTCCATTCTTGACTATGTCTTCCGCGAGCTGGCCGTGTCCTATCTGGATCGCCACGATCTGGCTCACGTCAATCCGGATGACATCGCCACGACCTCGACGGGCAAAGGCAGCGCCGAAGGGAAGATCCCTGTTCCGATTTCCAAGGGGCTTCTGCGCGGTAAGGCTGAACGCTTCAAACTCGTGGATGGCAAGGAATATGCGCGTCTGCAGGAAGAGCACGCCCATAACCATAGTCATGACCATGATCATGATCACAGTCATGCGGCGACGCCAACCACCAAGACGGCCATTCCGTCCAGCTCGGCAACGATGCTCAAACCGGACAGTCAGGTTCAGCCAGGCTCAGCCCCAGCTGTCGGAAAGACCGAGAGCAAGGCAGACCAGATCGCACTGGCCCGCATGAAAGGCTATGAAGGCGAAAGCTGCCCAGAATGCGGCAACTTCACCATGGTGCGCAACGGCACCTGCCTGAAATGCGACACCTGTGGTGCAACGAGCGGCTGCTCTTAACGAAATTAATATTGCCGAACCTTCTTTAAGGTTCGGCAATATTAATAAGAACAGAACAAGCACAAATATGCATAAGTAACTTAGACCGAATTCTCCTATTACAAAAATGGCCGTCGCATCAATGATGCGACGACCAAAATTACCCGTGCAGAAATTGCCTGAGCACTGACGGGCGATGAACAAAACTAACGTGTTGTCCAATACTTCGCAGATAGGATTTAGCAGGAATAGTTTTGGGTGTCGAGCGGAACTTGGCGTTATGAAAAGGAGCCTAACATGGCGACAAATCCTCCATCTGGTGATGGACATAGAAACGGAATGGTTAAAGGCCGTTCCCAAACTCATAACCCTAAAACTAATACTTGGACGAAGAGAGATTCTTCAACAGGTCGTTTTATGGACGGGAAAAAAGGCGGTACGCCTTTCAAAGGTGTACGCAAGGAAAAGTAAAAGCTCTCTTCCTTACTAATATAGAAAGCCCCGTTCACATCGAGCGGGGCTTTTTCATTTCATAAAAAGAGAGCTAAGCCTTGTCAGCGTTGCGTCAGAGCGAGCTTCGCACCAAGCGCCACAAAGGTCGCAGCAAAGCCGCGTTTCAACCACGCCATCACAGCCGGACGAGACAACAGCTTGTCCCGCACAGAGGCCGCCGCAACACCAACAAGGGCAAAAACAAGAAGCGTCATCACCATGAAGATGCCTCCCAATTCCACCATATCGAACATCGGACTTGCTGTGTTCACATCGATGAATTGCGGCAGGAAAGCGAGAAAAAAGATCGACAGTTTCGGGTTGAGTAGATTGAGTAAAATCCCGTCGCGCACGATGCCTAAAGCTGACGGCCCTTGCACGGATGCATCATCCAGATGATCCGCATCAAACTGTTCCTTGTCCTTCAACATCTTGTAGGCCATGAACAGAAGATAGGCGACGCCTGCAAATTTGACCATCTGAAAGGCCATTGCACTGGCATGCAACAGGGCGGCAAGCCCCAGCACCGCCGCGGTGATATGAGAGATAATCGAGAGTGTGCCGCCTAGTGCAGCAAGCAACCCCATGCGCAAGCCTCTGCGCAAGGTTACAACGAGCGTGTAGATCATGCCCGTTCCCGGCGTTATCACAATAAAAAGCGAAGTGAGAAGGAATTCAATGGTCATGGCGATCGACAATCTGTTAGCTGGAGCTATCCGATAGCATACCAGTAAAACTGGAATTGCCAATCCTGCCGCTCTTACAGTCTCAAAGGCGTATCACTTGCCAATATCCTTGAATTTGCAATTGTCGATCGTCTGAAAATGCGTGATGAGATAGCTGTCCTTGCCATAAAACTCAAAACGGCACCCAAAGCGCGCGCCACCAAAGGGTTGGATATTGGCCTTAACCTCGGTATTCTCGCTGACATTCAGACAAATCACATCACCAACAGGCAAATTGCGCTCAATCTGCCCGCTCTTGCTTTTCAACAGTATATAGAGCGTTTGATCTGCTCCATTTTCAAGACAAGCAGCCCATGCAGACACACTCAAAGGAAACGCCAAAATCGTATAAGCAAAAATCGCCCTGGCACC from uncultured Cohaesibacter sp. carries:
- a CDS encoding LysE family translocator → MTIEFLLTSLFIVITPGTGMIYTLVVTLRRGLRMGLLAALGGTLSIISHITAAVLGLAALLHASAMAFQMVKFAGVAYLLFMAYKMLKDKEQFDADHLDDASVQGPSALGIVRDGILLNLLNPKLSIFFLAFLPQFIDVNTASPMFDMVELGGIFMVMTLLVFALVGVAAASVRDKLLSRPAVMAWLKRGFAATFVALGAKLALTQR
- a CDS encoding response regulator, encoding MLDGFLEHHAAYGLSIESLDIVIVDDSKSVLTMIRSMISSMKVARVRTYDRADVALHAIMHEPPNVIVTDLNMAPMSGMQLLSLIRNATMKPLCYIPVIVVTAHATEQRVAKLFETGAHHVLAKPMSSAAIQQRIASLCSDKRLMLLDGDRYVIDGMEEVLEEKRNRLRSLAKARQFHEQILPQARRSQRDVDRILHKADQEEEFIESQVKPSLWSGRGAGRSNKESDAASTSSRPSRSPRFASVGGRRR
- a CDS encoding NADH:ubiquinone oxidoreductase subunit NDUFA12, with protein sequence MKNFLLLLFTWWGKTTFGTWLHTKRFGIFVGQDTFGNTYYKQNVSKNKSYTGNRKGERRWVVYANPAEASAIPAGWHGWMHYRTDVPPSEQAIQHWSWEREHQPNMTGTVRAYRPKGSLLTAKTSQPDTAPDYEAWTP
- a CDS encoding vitamin B12-dependent ribonucleotide reductase, which codes for MRVERRYTTEGKSAYDSIEFRKATSEIRNPDGSIVFRLENIDVPTSWSQVAADILAQKYFRKAGVPAVLKRVEENSVPSWLWRSVPDEDALSQLPEDERFGPEMTSQQVFDRLAGTWTYWGWKGGYFDTDADARAFYDELRYMLCTQRVAPNSPQWFNTGLHWAYGIDGPSQGHHYVDFETGRLTRSATAYEHPQPHACFIQSISDDLVNEGGIMDLWVREARLFKYGSGTGTNFSSLRSEGEPLSGGGKSSGLMSFLKIGDRAAGAIKSGGTTRRAAKMVVVDIDHPDIEAYINWKVKEEEKVAAIVTGSKIVSKHLKAIMKACVNCQGSNDECFDPAKNPALKREIRAAKKMQVPENYIRRVIQFAKQGYKDIEFDTYNTDWDSAAYLTVAGQNSNNSVRITDDFLNAVKEDRDWNLIGRIKGDVRKTVKAKELWEQIGYAAWASADPGLQFHTTINDWHTCLADGEIIASNPCSEYMFLDNTACNLASINLLQFLQQDGNFAVEEFEHTVRLWTMVLEISVLMAQFPSPEIAERSYLYRTLGLGYANIGGLLMTSGIPYDSDEGRAICAAISALMTGTSYATSAEMAKELGAFERYEANSSHMLRVIRNHRRAAYGHTDGYEDLDINPVPLDHESCKDKALINHAVEAWDKALELGQQYGYRNAQTTVVAPTGTIGLVMDCDTTGIEPDFALVKFKKLAGGGYFKIINRTVPNALKKLGYNDQQIKDIETYAVGHGTLKSCNAISHNALKDKGLTDEKLETIEGGLASAFDIKFAFNKWTLGEDFCKEVLGASDEQLDDPHFDLLAHMGFSKEEIDVANIHVCGAMTLEGAPHLKDEHLPVFDCANPCGRIGKRYLSVESHIRMMAASQPFITGAISKTINMPNDASVEDCKNAYMMSWQLALKANALYRDGSKLSQPLNSQLLDDDEDEAEDAVEAIAAAPMPERAALVSEKVVERVVERVVEHRVRERLKLPDRRKGYTQKATVGGHKVYLRTGEYDDGQIGEIFIDMHKEGAAFRSLMNNFAIAISLGLQYGVPLDEYVDAFTFTRFEPAGMVQGNEAIKNATSILDYVFRELAVSYLDRHDLAHVNPDDIATTSTGKGSAEGKIPVPISKGLLRGKAERFKLVDGKEYARLQEEHAHNHSHDHDHDHSHAATPTTKTAIPSSSATMLKPDSQVQPGSAPAVGKTESKADQIALARMKGYEGESCPECGNFTMVRNGTCLKCDTCGATSGCS